In a genomic window of Staphylococcus taiwanensis:
- a CDS encoding RNA-binding protein translates to MKRLFFISIIFLVFLGGCSFSGNKDKAEGEESNSKAKATDKMKKFKIGQVVDADGVDIKVVKAEFINNYDEYSAPTNGKALRVYIKFRNNNDDQVLMDNTDFSMKVNNENYEEWYGSEDMHEGFSHQLNHNNTASGYITYDVPDSDQYTLELDTVPNFNKIRAKWVISKSEIKNADSAKDTSANSSVKDSSTSTGTKETDSSKKESDSDQADVGVTYPAYMYNELVDEYNSLTDGEKMNHVSKDVLEIEYDQLEARVEALYEKQNAKEQAEYDKAMQDYEDQLDKEEQAQQEDQQDDTQSEEATSQDDSNSNGPGSDDPSEAKSTNETNTDDSASDEDDAA, encoded by the coding sequence ATGAAAAGATTATTTTTTATAAGTATTATATTTTTAGTTTTTTTAGGAGGATGCTCCTTTAGTGGCAACAAAGATAAGGCAGAGGGTGAAGAATCAAATAGCAAGGCTAAAGCTACAGATAAAATGAAGAAATTTAAAATAGGTCAAGTCGTGGATGCTGACGGTGTAGATATTAAAGTGGTTAAAGCAGAATTTATTAATAACTATGATGAGTATAGTGCACCTACAAATGGCAAAGCCTTGAGAGTATACATAAAGTTTAGAAATAATAACGATGATCAAGTCTTAATGGATAATACAGATTTTAGTATGAAAGTGAATAATGAAAACTATGAAGAGTGGTATGGTAGCGAAGACATGCATGAAGGATTTAGCCATCAGTTGAATCATAATAATACAGCATCAGGCTACATTACCTATGACGTGCCAGATAGTGATCAATATACGTTAGAGTTAGATACGGTACCTAATTTTAATAAAATAAGAGCTAAGTGGGTCATTAGCAAATCAGAAATTAAAAATGCAGATAGTGCGAAAGATACTTCAGCTAATAGTTCGGTTAAAGACAGTAGCACAAGCACAGGTACAAAAGAGACAGATTCAAGTAAAAAGGAAAGCGATTCAGATCAAGCTGATGTAGGCGTGACTTATCCGGCTTATATGTATAACGAATTAGTGGACGAATATAATTCGCTTACGGATGGCGAGAAGATGAATCATGTGTCTAAAGATGTGTTAGAAATTGAATACGATCAATTAGAAGCACGTGTAGAAGCATTGTATGAAAAACAAAATGCGAAAGAACAAGCGGAATATGATAAAGCAATGCAAGATTATGAAGACCAATTAGATAAAGAAGAACAAGCTCAACAAGAAGACCAACAAGATGATACACAATCAGAAGAAGCAACTTCACAAGATGATAGTAATTCGAATGGTCCTGGATCAGATGATCCATCAGAAGCAAAGAGTACGAATGAAACAAACACTGACGATAGTGCTAGCGACGAAGATGACGCAGCTTAG
- a CDS encoding HAMP domain-containing histidine kinase → MGLLKKYYMFMGLGLLSIPLVFLSINSLILLSILFIEKCFNHPLDINFKSSGLTIIFYIIFFLTLFTLVIIASRYVYKIVERLRLLNNKLLEIANSDNLPNKLDIPSNKNDEIDMVGQSINVLIDRLRYREIEIIENKNNEQNYINQLSHDINTPLTALNLELYQLGIQYQINDKDIELSYEKINYISNLIKALPKKDDISKFYTFNHQVNIQECINKTLDKWHYLLHSKHIISVLNVEHDNIYWIGDQLWYERLFDNIISNVYKHSKSSRITISLNEECITIQDNGIGFNNKSTQSKGLTIIKNICDRFSLSLNIESDSNGTLISIKKTSK, encoded by the coding sequence ATGGGGTTATTAAAAAAATATTATATGTTTATGGGGCTGGGTTTATTATCTATTCCACTCGTTTTTTTATCTATCAATAGCTTAATACTTTTAAGTATCTTATTCATTGAAAAATGTTTCAACCACCCACTTGATATAAACTTCAAATCAAGTGGTCTTACAATTATTTTTTATATTATTTTCTTCCTAACTTTATTTACATTAGTTATTATAGCTTCACGATATGTATATAAAATTGTTGAACGTCTTCGCTTACTAAATAATAAATTACTAGAAATCGCGAATAGCGACAATCTACCCAATAAGTTAGACATACCTTCAAATAAAAATGATGAAATCGATATGGTAGGTCAATCTATTAACGTTTTAATAGATAGATTAAGATATAGAGAAATAGAAATTATTGAAAATAAAAATAATGAACAAAACTACATTAATCAACTATCTCATGATATTAATACCCCTTTAACGGCATTGAATTTAGAACTATACCAACTTGGAATACAATATCAAATTAACGATAAAGATATTGAATTATCTTACGAAAAGATAAACTATATTTCCAATTTAATTAAGGCATTACCTAAAAAAGATGATATTTCTAAATTTTATACTTTTAATCATCAAGTAAATATACAAGAATGTATCAATAAAACACTTGATAAGTGGCATTATCTTTTACATTCAAAACATATTATCTCTGTCTTAAATGTTGAACATGATAATATTTATTGGATTGGTGACCAACTATGGTATGAACGCTTATTTGATAACATAATTTCAAATGTGTATAAACATTCGAAATCATCACGTATTACTATCTCACTTAATGAAGAGTGTATTACAATTCAAGATAATGGCATTGGCTTTAATAATAAATCCACACAATCAAAAGGATTAACTATCATTAAAAATATATGTGACAGATTCTCTTTAAGTTTAAATATTGAATCTGATTCAAATGGGACTTTAATAAGTATTAAAAAAACATCAAAGTAA
- the gtfA gene encoding accessory Sec system glycosyltransferase GtfA: MTVYNINFGIGWASSGVEYAQAYRAKLLREVNQPAKFIFLDFISAENIQTLTENIGFKDNEVIWLYQYFSDIPIAPTTYTIDDLINDLGNPVTTRNQTGKVVRLHIGNARSYVSCYLKDGDRDIVDRAEFVVNDMLIRKDYYSYVRTFSEYYAPSENRAKLYMRQFYNEDGSIVYKEYIDGDSSVYVFDDARLYSKQEFVAYFLKKLHLTAQDIVIIDRSTKFGQTILENKGQSKVGSVVHAEHFSENATNEQYILWNNYYEYIFSQAPYIDFYITATDLQNQVLSEQFQTYTKHQPRVRTIPVGSLHQLSYPSSERKPYSMLTASRLASEKHVDWIVKAVIKAKKEVPQLTFDIYGHGNERAKIEQIITEHHAQDYIQLKGHVKLDDIYANYDLFMSASTSEGFGLTLMEAIGSGLGMIGFDVNYGNPTFINHGDNGYLIPIDKDNQDVEVITDHMADKIVQYFNNGPKFPHEASYKIAEPFKTEHITQKWQNLIDEVLYD, translated from the coding sequence ATGACAGTATACAATATTAATTTTGGCATCGGATGGGCGAGCAGTGGTGTGGAATATGCCCAGGCCTACCGTGCGAAATTATTACGAGAGGTAAATCAGCCTGCTAAATTTATCTTTTTAGATTTTATTTCAGCTGAAAATATCCAGACTTTAACTGAGAATATTGGGTTCAAAGATAATGAAGTAATTTGGTTGTATCAATATTTTAGCGATATTCCGATTGCGCCCACAACTTATACGATTGATGATTTGATTAACGATTTAGGTAACCCAGTCACAACGCGAAATCAAACAGGGAAGGTAGTTCGTTTACATATAGGGAATGCACGTTCATATGTCAGTTGTTATTTGAAAGATGGAGACCGAGATATTGTTGACCGTGCTGAATTTGTAGTGAATGATATGTTGATTCGTAAAGATTACTACAGTTATGTACGTACATTTTCAGAGTACTACGCACCAAGTGAGAACCGTGCGAAATTGTATATGCGTCAATTTTACAATGAAGATGGTTCAATCGTTTATAAAGAATATATTGATGGCGATTCAAGTGTTTATGTCTTTGATGACGCTCGTCTATACAGTAAACAAGAATTTGTGGCTTACTTCCTGAAGAAATTACATTTAACTGCACAAGATATTGTCATTATTGATCGTTCGACTAAGTTTGGGCAAACCATTTTGGAAAATAAGGGACAAAGTAAAGTTGGTAGTGTGGTTCATGCAGAACATTTCAGTGAAAATGCGACGAATGAGCAGTATATTCTATGGAATAATTACTATGAATATATCTTTTCACAAGCACCATATATTGATTTCTATATCACAGCAACAGATTTACAAAATCAAGTCCTATCTGAACAGTTTCAAACATATACGAAACATCAACCACGGGTCCGTACGATACCTGTGGGAAGCTTACATCAATTGAGTTATCCAAGTTCAGAAAGAAAGCCGTATTCTATGCTTACAGCTTCAAGATTAGCCAGTGAGAAACATGTAGATTGGATTGTAAAAGCGGTCATTAAAGCTAAAAAAGAAGTTCCACAATTAACATTCGACATATACGGCCATGGTAACGAAAGAGCAAAAATTGAGCAGATTATCACTGAACATCATGCGCAAGATTATATTCAACTGAAAGGGCATGTGAAACTAGATGATATCTACGCCAACTATGATTTGTTTATGTCTGCATCTACAAGCGAAGGTTTCGGTTTGACATTAATGGAAGCGATCGGTTCGGGCCTAGGGATGATCGGTTTCGATGTTAACTATGGTAATCCAACATTTATTAACCATGGTGACAATGGATACCTTATACCCATCGATAAAGACAACCAAGATGTTGAGGTTATAACAGATCATATGGCTGATAAAATTGTACAATACTTTAATAATGGCCCTAAATTCCCACATGAGGCGTCTTATAAAATTGCAGAACCGTTTAAAACAGAGCATATTACGCAAAAATGGCAAAATCTAATTGATGAGGTGCTATATGATTAA
- a CDS encoding response regulator transcription factor, translating into MNGYHILLVEDDDTIAKNLKQILELNGAQVSLDYTGDNVFNVLDNIHLIIMDIMLPNNDGLSITDEIRRISSVPIIYLSARVDIDSKVKGLENGNDYLTKPFNPRELISRINNLLIIYYSDKDIQFHDFIINAKDRNIKTKDGELLSLTKTERRLFFYMYENKDLILTKAQIIDYVWNFESASENTLNAYIKKLRTKLLDSGTIIETIYGIGYRLNGG; encoded by the coding sequence ATGAACGGTTATCATATTTTATTAGTAGAAGACGATGACACAATCGCTAAAAATCTTAAACAAATATTAGAACTAAATGGTGCACAAGTGTCACTAGATTATACTGGCGATAATGTGTTTAACGTGTTGGATAATATTCATCTCATTATTATGGATATCATGTTACCTAATAATGATGGTTTATCTATTACAGACGAAATAAGAAGAATTTCCTCTGTTCCTATTATTTATTTATCAGCTAGAGTTGATATCGATTCTAAAGTTAAAGGACTGGAAAATGGAAATGATTATTTAACAAAACCATTTAATCCTAGAGAACTTATTTCTAGAATAAATAATCTATTAATTATTTATTATTCAGATAAAGACATTCAATTTCATGATTTTATAATTAATGCAAAAGATAGGAACATTAAAACTAAAGATGGTGAATTACTATCATTGACGAAAACAGAACGTAGATTATTTTTCTATATGTATGAAAATAAAGATTTAATTTTAACTAAAGCGCAAATAATTGATTATGTTTGGAATTTTGAATCTGCTTCTGAAAATACATTGAATGCTTATATTAAAAAATTAAGAACTAAATTATTAGATTCTGGAACAATTATAGAAACAATTTATGGCATTGGTTATAGATTAAATGGAGGTTAA
- a CDS encoding peptide-methionine (S)-S-oxide reductase, with protein METVYIAGGCLWGVQAFIKTLPGVIQTEAGRANGTSAHRSDNYDGYAECVKTTFDPTQLTITDLMNHLFEIIDPYSINKQGVDEGPKYRTGIYSTDSRHLEEAQYFINQRPDKERIAIEVLPLNNYVPSADEHQDRLDKYPEDIAYCHISPEMLERHL; from the coding sequence TTGGAAACGGTGTATATTGCAGGTGGATGTTTATGGGGTGTGCAAGCATTCATTAAAACATTACCAGGGGTCATCCAAACTGAAGCGGGACGTGCAAATGGTACTTCTGCGCATCGGAGTGATAACTATGATGGTTATGCAGAATGTGTAAAAACGACATTCGATCCAACGCAACTAACAATAACTGACTTAATGAACCACCTTTTCGAGATTATAGATCCATATAGTATTAATAAGCAGGGCGTAGATGAAGGACCTAAATATCGTACAGGAATTTATAGCACAGATTCAAGACATCTAGAAGAAGCACAGTATTTTATTAATCAGCGCCCTGATAAAGAACGAATTGCTATTGAGGTATTGCCTTTAAATAACTATGTTCCAAGCGCTGATGAACACCAAGACCGACTTGATAAATATCCAGAAGATATTGCATACTGCCATATTTCCCCTGAAATGTTGGAAAGACATCTTTAG
- a CDS encoding MFS transporter: MQKPMNYNKITTIFFIAGIIVMSSLYTAIPLTAEFAKDFKIPQSVATLNGVAFSITYSVSCLFYGTISEKFGRIRTILFGISGLVVICLVIGLVHSFTLLVILRAIQGIFAAAFSPISITYVTETYSPVKRMTAISFISTSFMLSGIIGQNLSEIIVGFSNWHVVYFTLTVLYIVLALVILQNIPESPVKNPQIKLLKFLNNFSDFKTNKTVLLCYGVSLTLLTMFISMYTVFNNYVTSDTIGGNDTTAINAKLFGVIGMLLSLIAGRMSDRIGVKNVILGALIVSTLSLILMSVTTNIIFLTIWSVTFVSGIAFAIPSTISKVGLIVNSNQGFFLSVNTFILFLGTAIAPVLSIVLKTMPSFLMQFNIIASIGIIAIVIALFLPRRKHEVR, from the coding sequence ATACAAAAGCCAATGAATTATAATAAAATAACCACAATTTTTTTCATTGCTGGAATCATTGTTATGAGCAGTTTATATACTGCAATCCCATTAACTGCTGAATTCGCCAAAGACTTTAAAATTCCACAATCGGTTGCAACGCTAAATGGTGTTGCATTCTCCATTACTTATTCGGTAAGTTGTCTATTCTATGGTACAATTTCGGAAAAATTTGGACGCATACGTACAATTCTATTTGGTATTAGCGGACTCGTTGTCATTTGCTTGGTCATAGGATTAGTACACTCGTTCACTTTACTCGTTATTTTACGAGCGATACAAGGCATTTTTGCGGCTGCCTTTTCACCTATATCGATTACATATGTGACTGAAACATATTCTCCAGTTAAACGTATGACTGCGATTAGCTTTATTAGTACAAGTTTCATGTTATCAGGAATTATTGGACAGAACCTAAGTGAAATCATAGTTGGATTTTCTAATTGGCATGTCGTTTATTTTACGTTGACGGTACTATACATTGTATTAGCTTTAGTAATTCTTCAAAATATTCCTGAAAGCCCAGTGAAAAATCCACAAATTAAATTACTCAAATTCTTAAATAACTTTAGTGATTTTAAAACAAATAAAACTGTATTACTCTGTTATGGCGTGTCTTTAACGTTATTAACAATGTTTATTAGTATGTATACGGTATTTAATAACTATGTAACTTCGGACACGATAGGAGGAAATGATACAACTGCAATTAATGCTAAATTGTTTGGTGTTATTGGCATGCTCTTATCTTTGATTGCGGGACGTATGAGTGATCGTATTGGTGTTAAAAATGTTATTTTAGGTGCACTTATCGTAAGTACACTATCACTGATCTTGATGTCAGTAACGACGAATATCATCTTTCTAACTATTTGGAGTGTAACCTTTGTGAGTGGTATAGCGTTCGCGATTCCATCAACGATTTCTAAAGTAGGACTGATTGTTAATAGCAATCAAGGTTTCTTCTTATCTGTGAATACGTTTATCTTATTTTTAGGTACAGCAATTGCACCAGTATTAAGTATCGTGTTAAAAACAATGCCAAGCTTTTTGATGCAATTTAATATTATAGCAAGTATAGGCATCATTGCGATTGTTATTGCCTTATTTTTACCACGTAGAAAACACGAAGTAAGATAA
- a CDS encoding NADP-dependent oxidoreductase, giving the protein MRAMVVHQYGDYPVQETRMPLPNMNPNEVRVQIKAASVNPIDFKIRDGGLKILLKYEFPLILGNDFSGIITEVGANVTAYQVGDKVYGRPRKTKIGTFADYISIDASEIAPMPKNLSFEEAASIPLVGLTSYQALNEVMQLQRGDKVFIQAGSGGVGSFAIQLAKAMGLYVATTGSHRGKALIESLGADQFINYKEQDFAQELNDYDGVFDTLGGDNLEKSFEILKTGGTIASVSGVPTDKNARDLNLNIGKEALLRVASYKLRRRAQQFNVNYDFLFMHPSGTQLKEISQLIEEGKIKPIIDKVFDFKDTQAALDYSTSGRAKGKIIIEMNN; this is encoded by the coding sequence ATGCGCGCAATGGTTGTACATCAATATGGTGATTACCCAGTACAAGAAACACGTATGCCTTTACCAAACATGAATCCTAACGAGGTTCGTGTTCAAATTAAAGCGGCAAGCGTTAATCCAATTGATTTTAAAATTAGAGATGGCGGACTTAAAATACTGTTGAAATATGAATTTCCATTAATTCTAGGAAACGATTTCTCAGGTATTATCACAGAAGTGGGTGCTAATGTTACAGCGTATCAGGTCGGTGATAAAGTCTATGGTCGACCACGTAAAACTAAAATTGGTACTTTTGCAGACTATATTTCAATTGATGCGTCAGAAATAGCACCGATGCCTAAAAACTTATCTTTTGAAGAAGCAGCCAGTATTCCATTAGTCGGTTTAACATCATACCAAGCCCTTAATGAAGTCATGCAATTACAGCGTGGTGATAAAGTATTTATTCAAGCGGGATCAGGTGGTGTCGGCTCATTTGCGATTCAATTAGCAAAAGCTATGGGACTATATGTTGCTACTACAGGAAGTCATCGTGGTAAAGCACTTATCGAGTCACTCGGTGCAGATCAATTTATTAATTATAAAGAACAAGACTTCGCACAAGAACTTAATGATTATGATGGTGTCTTCGATACATTAGGTGGAGATAACTTAGAAAAATCATTCGAAATCTTGAAAACAGGTGGCACAATTGCATCAGTGTCTGGTGTTCCAACAGATAAAAATGCTAGAGATTTAAATCTAAATATTGGTAAAGAAGCATTATTACGCGTTGCTTCTTATAAATTAAGACGACGTGCCCAACAGTTTAACGTCAATTATGACTTTTTATTTATGCATCCAAGTGGCACTCAATTAAAAGAAATTAGTCAATTAATCGAAGAAGGCAAAATCAAACCAATTATTGATAAAGTGTTTGATTTTAAAGATACTCAGGCTGCGTTAGATTATTCAACGAGTGGTCGTGCTAAAGGTAAGATTATTATTGAAATGAATAATTAA
- a CDS encoding SDR family oxidoreductase, which yields MTILLTGATGHLGSHITEHAIKTQLPDFNIGIRNPDKVPSHWKEKVGIRDLDYFNKESMVHAFKDVDTVIFIPSIIHPSFKRLPEVENLVSAAHEANVSHIMFIGYYADQHNNPFHMSPYFGYAERLLASSGIKYTYVRMAMYMDPLKPYLPELADMQKLIYPAGDGRVNYISRDDIARGIVALLQQPEKFGQRYLLSGYSYSMTELAAILSEAAGTKIQYDPVSLEEFSEMYDEPKGFGALLASMYEAGARGLLDQHSDDFEQLVHDKPQTFPEFLKSDK from the coding sequence ATGACAATTTTACTTACAGGAGCGACAGGTCATCTTGGTTCACATATAACTGAACATGCGATTAAAACACAGTTGCCTGATTTTAATATTGGTATTCGCAATCCTGATAAAGTACCATCACATTGGAAAGAAAAAGTAGGCATTAGAGATTTAGATTATTTTAATAAAGAAAGTATGGTTCATGCATTCAAAGATGTTGATACAGTTATCTTTATTCCAAGTATCATACATCCGTCATTTAAACGACTTCCTGAAGTTGAGAATTTAGTGAGTGCAGCACATGAAGCAAATGTCTCACATATTATGTTTATTGGATACTATGCCGATCAACATAACAATCCATTCCATATGAGTCCATACTTTGGTTATGCGGAGCGTTTACTCGCCTCTAGCGGTATTAAATACACTTATGTCAGAATGGCGATGTACATGGATCCATTGAAACCGTATTTACCAGAACTTGCGGACATGCAGAAATTAATTTATCCAGCAGGTGATGGTCGTGTTAATTATATTTCTAGAGATGATATTGCGAGAGGAATCGTAGCATTATTACAACAACCTGAGAAATTTGGGCAAAGATATTTACTTTCTGGCTATAGCTATTCTATGACAGAGTTGGCAGCAATATTGTCTGAAGCAGCAGGTACGAAGATTCAATATGATCCTGTTTCTTTGGAAGAATTCTCAGAAATGTACGATGAACCGAAAGGATTTGGTGCATTGCTGGCGTCAATGTACGAAGCGGGTGCCCGAGGTTTACTTGATCAACATTCAGATGACTTTGAACAACTTGTCCATGATAAACCACAAACCTTCCCGGAATTCTTGAAAAGTGATAAATAA
- the gtfB gene encoding accessory Sec system glycosylation chaperone GtfB, which yields MINLFEKYDEASQKLQRSLQLAGNQHKTIVMDDDGFLPDDFISPYQFFANYQRTAHDKPAFFNDVQIPPLWEIEGNHNQAEIMDNGKIRGRIFYREHFKSRIVSFVEWFDTTGHLRSVDHYNKDGFKFAETIYDLNNKAILKTYVDRQGKEVLYENFVTKDLVLDWQGASYFFASKHDFIGFFLEQLDVDASNVIINSLATPFFVIYDSSSVRNVVLFWQERSNGNVPGNMKLLLDNEALNAKVMIPDSSEFEAISSNIGPQYRSRICQSGYLYDYQKDNKFTKRILNLTNSDDIPHLETMIQQCNDYEFHIGAITEMSAKLTDLGKYENVKLYPTITQDKTDKLFELCDIYLDINNGGEIVNAVERAMLNNQLILGYNETAHRRSFIAEKNMTQQNEPQQLIDILSEIARDNEAFKQRVEAQQDKNNSIDQHTFKKAISNAME from the coding sequence ATGATTAATTTATTTGAAAAATATGACGAAGCATCACAAAAACTTCAACGTTCACTTCAACTTGCAGGCAATCAGCATAAAACAATTGTCATGGATGACGATGGCTTTTTACCTGACGATTTTATTTCGCCTTATCAATTTTTTGCGAATTATCAACGTACTGCGCATGATAAACCAGCATTCTTCAATGACGTTCAAATACCGCCATTATGGGAAATTGAAGGCAACCATAATCAAGCAGAAATTATGGATAATGGTAAAATTAGAGGTCGTATTTTCTATCGAGAACATTTTAAAAGTAGAATTGTCAGTTTTGTGGAATGGTTTGATACGACAGGCCATCTTCGTTCTGTTGATCATTATAATAAAGATGGCTTCAAGTTTGCGGAAACCATATATGATTTAAATAATAAGGCGATTTTGAAGACATATGTGGACCGCCAAGGTAAAGAAGTGTTATATGAGAACTTTGTCACAAAAGACCTTGTATTAGATTGGCAAGGTGCATCGTATTTCTTTGCTTCTAAACACGACTTCATTGGGTTCTTTTTAGAACAGTTAGACGTTGATGCATCGAATGTTATCATTAATTCATTAGCGACACCGTTCTTTGTCATTTATGATTCATCTAGTGTGAGAAATGTAGTGCTATTCTGGCAAGAACGAAGTAATGGAAATGTCCCGGGAAATATGAAGTTATTGTTAGATAATGAAGCGCTTAATGCAAAAGTGATGATCCCAGATAGTTCAGAATTTGAAGCTATTTCATCAAATATTGGACCTCAATATCGTTCACGCATTTGTCAATCTGGTTATCTTTATGATTATCAAAAGGATAATAAATTTACAAAACGCATACTTAATTTAACAAATTCTGATGATATTCCACATTTAGAAACGATGATACAACAGTGTAATGACTATGAATTTCATATTGGTGCTATTACGGAAATGTCAGCTAAATTAACTGATTTAGGTAAATATGAGAATGTGAAACTTTATCCTACCATCACACAAGACAAAACAGATAAGTTATTTGAACTATGTGATATTTATTTAGATATCAATAATGGTGGCGAAATTGTCAATGCAGTTGAACGAGCAATGCTTAATAATCAATTAATTTTAGGTTATAACGAAACTGCACATCGTCGTTCTTTTATCGCTGAAAAGAATATGACGCAGCAAAATGAACCACAGCAATTAATAGATATACTGAGCGAAATCGCACGCGATAATGAAGCATTTAAACAACGTGTCGAGGCACAACAAGATAAGAACAATAGCATTGATCAACATACCTTTAAGAAAGCAATTAGTAATGCGATGGAATAA
- a CDS encoding LLM class flavin-dependent oxidoreductase → MKIELGLTSFADNGDIYMPDGKHEAVSNAQRIRDIVEEIELADQLGLDIYGLGEHHRNDYAVSDPVTVLAAAAGRTNHIKLSSAVTVLSSDDPVRVYQRFSTLDAVSNGRAEIMIGRGSFIESFPLFGYNLNDYEDLFNEKLQLLLKINEHDVVSWNGKLRSSFDPTVIYPRVEHGKLPISIATGGTPESSLRAGAFGLPITYAIIGGNPRRFTRNIEIYKSVAASYGHNPDELSVSVHSWGYVAETDEEAKKEFFPSLKAHHDVLGRERGWPSFDENMLEREIGSQGAIYLGSPETVAQKIIDTVETLGLNRFMIHTPVGSMPHEYVMKSIRLFGERVKPIVDKYFENK, encoded by the coding sequence TTGAAAATAGAATTAGGATTGACTTCATTTGCGGACAATGGCGATATTTATATGCCTGATGGTAAGCATGAAGCAGTTTCAAATGCTCAAAGAATTCGTGATATCGTTGAAGAAATAGAACTTGCAGATCAATTAGGCTTAGATATATATGGTTTAGGTGAACATCATCGTAATGATTATGCCGTATCAGATCCAGTCACTGTATTGGCTGCCGCTGCAGGACGTACAAATCATATCAAATTGTCTTCTGCAGTAACTGTTTTATCATCTGATGACCCAGTACGTGTTTATCAAAGATTCTCAACATTAGATGCTGTATCTAATGGTCGTGCAGAAATTATGATAGGTCGAGGGTCTTTCATCGAATCATTCCCATTATTCGGTTATAATTTAAATGACTACGAAGACTTGTTTAATGAGAAATTACAATTACTCTTAAAGATCAATGAACATGACGTAGTGAGTTGGAATGGTAAATTGCGATCTAGCTTTGACCCAACTGTTATTTACCCTCGTGTGGAACATGGTAAATTACCTATTTCCATCGCAACGGGTGGCACTCCTGAATCATCACTCAGAGCTGGTGCCTTTGGATTACCTATCACCTATGCTATTATTGGTGGTAATCCTAGACGATTTACACGCAATATTGAGATTTATAAATCTGTTGCTGCATCTTATGGACACAACCCAGATGAATTATCTGTATCCGTTCATTCATGGGGTTATGTAGCAGAGACAGATGAGGAAGCAAAGAAAGAATTCTTCCCTTCTTTGAAAGCACATCATGATGTACTAGGTCGCGAACGTGGTTGGCCTAGCTTCGATGAAAATATGTTAGAACGAGAAATCGGAAGTCAAGGTGCAATCTATTTGGGTAGTCCTGAAACGGTTGCCCAAAAAATTATTGATACTGTTGAAACCCTAGGTCTTAATCGTTTTATGATTCATACACCTGTAGGTTCTATGCCACATGAGTATGTAATGAAATCAATCCGACTATTTGGAGAACGCGTTAAACCTATTGTTGATAAATACTTTGAAAACAAATAA